In Bradyrhizobium sp. WBOS07, the genomic window TCGGGCGATCCTGCCCGGCCGCCGCGGCGCGTCGATCGCGCCGGCGTCGTCATCGCTGCGCTGCTCGCAGGTCTCGCCGCCGTGCTGGTCTTTGACGCGCGGGGCCTGTCATCAACCGCGATGTACGGCATGGGGCCGGAGGCGATGCCGGTCGTGGTCGCCAGCGGCCTTGGGCTGCTCGCGATCGGCAATTTGATCGACGCGTTGCGCGGCCATCTGCCCGCGCGCGAGAGCGCCGATCCGGTTCCGGTGCTTCTGATCCTGGTCGGTCTGGCGCTGCTGATCGCCATCATCGGCTTTGGCGGCGGCTTCATCCTGGCGACCTCGGCGCTGTTCGTGACGACATCGGCGGCGTTCGGGCGCCGCGCCATCCTCGTCGACAGCATCATCGCGCTGGTGATGTCGACGCTCATCTATCTCGCGTTCGACCGGCTATTGACGCTGAGCCTGCCGGCCGGCCCGCTGGAGCGTTTGCTGTGATGGACACTTTTGCGGCGCTGGCTCACGGCATGGCGGTTGCCGTCCAGCCGATGAACCTGCTCTATGCGCTGATCGGCGTGTTCCTCGGCACCGCCGTCGGCGTGCTGCCCGGCATCGGTCCGGCGCTGACGGTGGCGCTGCTGCTGCCGGTCACCTACAAGCTCGATCCCGGCGGCTCGCTGATCATGTTCGCCGGCATCTATTACGGCGGCATGTATGGCGGCTCGACCACCGCGATCCTGATCAACACGCCCGGCGAAAGCGCTTCGATGGCGACCGCGCTCGAAGGCAACAAGATGGCCAAGGCCGGCCGCGGCGGGCCGGCGCTCGCGACCTCCGCGATCGGCTCGTTCGTGGCCGGCACCATCGCCACCATCGGGCTTGCGTTTCTGGCGCCGTGGCTGGTCGATTTCGCCGTGCGCTTCGGCCCCGAGGACTATTTCGCGCTGATGTGCGTCGCCTTCGTCACGGTGTCGGCGACCTTCGGCGATTCCCCGATCCGCGGCCTGACCAGCCTGTTCATCGGCCTGACGCTGGGTCTCGTCGGCATCGACAAGCTGACCGGGCAGGCGCGGCTCGCGTTCGGCGTGCCTGAGCTGCTCGACGGCGTCGAGGTGACGACGCTTGCGGTCGGCCTGTTCGCGGTCGGCGAGGCGCTCTACGTCGCATCCCGCCGCCACCACAGCGAGGAGAAGCTGGAGCCGGTGCGCGGCTCGCTGTGGATGACGAAAGAAGACTGGAAGCGCTCGTGGAAGCCTTGGCTGCGCGGCACCATGTTCGGTTTTCCGATCGGCGCGCTGCCCGCGGGCGGCGCGGAGATCCCGACCTTCCTGTCCTATTCGACCGAGAAGCGTCTCACCAAACATCCCGAAGAATTCGGCAAGGGCGCGATCGAAGGCGTCGCGGGGCCGGAAGCCGCCAACAACGCCTCTGCTGCCGGCACGCTGGTGCCGTTGTTGACGCTGGGCCTGCCGACCTCGGCGACGGCCGCGATGATGCTGGCGGGCTTCCAGCAATACGGCCTCAACCCGGGGCCGCTGCTGTTCGCCGAGCGACCCGATCTGGTGTGGGGTCTGATCGCGAGCCTCTTCATCGCCAACTGCATGCTGCTGGTGCTCAATTTGCCGCTGGTCGGACTGTGGGTGCGCCTGCTCGCGATTCCGCAGCCCTGGCTCTATGCCGGCATCCTCGTCTTCGCGACCATGGGCACCATCGCCGCCAAGCCGTCGGTGGTGGAATTGTCGATGCTATCAGGCTTCGGCGTGCTCGGCTTTTTGATGCGCCGGTTCGATTTTCCAATCGCGCCCGTGGTCGTCGGCCTGATCCTCGGCCCGATCGCCGAAAGCCAGCTGCGCCGCGCGCTCGCGATCAGCCTCGGCGATCCCATGACGCTGGTTCAGAGCCCGATCTCGGCGACGCTGCTTGCCGTCGCGCTGATCGCGCTGCTGGCGCCCTTCGTCCTGAAGGGGCTGGGGCGGTTCAAGGCGAACGAGGATTAGTCGTTTCGACGCACGCATCGCTTGATGCTGCGTCCATCTCGTGGGGACACCTCATGCCGTCGGAAGTTCGTTCGCCTCGTCTTGCTGTCCTGATCGACGCCGACAATGCCTCCGCGAAAATCGCGGATGGACTGTTCGAGGAAATTGCCAAGATCGGTGAGGCCAGTGTTCGTCGCATCTACGGCGATTTCTCCAATGCCCGATCCAAGGCCTGGGCGGATATCCTTTCGAAGCATGCCATCATCCCGCAACAGCAGTTCGCCTATACGACCGGAAAGAATGCATCAGACATCACGCTGGTTATCGACGCGATGGACCTGCTTCACAGTGGCCGGTTCGATGGCTTCTGCCTGGTGTCATCCGACAGCGACTTCACCCGTCTGGCCGCCCGCATCCGGGAGCAGGGCATCGATGTCTTTGGCTTCGGCGAGCAGAAGACGCCGGAGAGCTTTCGGCAGGCCTGTCGCAGATTCGTCTATACAGAGAATCTGCGCGGCGGTACCGCGAACAACCAAGATTCCGCTTCCAAGCCGCAGCCGCTCCAGCCGCCGGATGTAGCCACTCCCACGATCAAGAAGGCCATTGCCCAGATGGAGAGCGAGGACGGCTGGGTCGATCTCGGCGAAATGGGAAA contains:
- a CDS encoding tripartite tricarboxylate transporter TctB family protein gives rise to the protein MTSGDPARPPRRVDRAGVVIAALLAGLAAVLVFDARGLSSTAMYGMGPEAMPVVVASGLGLLAIGNLIDALRGHLPARESADPVPVLLILVGLALLIAIIGFGGGFILATSALFVTTSAAFGRRAILVDSIIALVMSTLIYLAFDRLLTLSLPAGPLERLL
- a CDS encoding tripartite tricarboxylate transporter permease; translated protein: MDTFAALAHGMAVAVQPMNLLYALIGVFLGTAVGVLPGIGPALTVALLLPVTYKLDPGGSLIMFAGIYYGGMYGGSTTAILINTPGESASMATALEGNKMAKAGRGGPALATSAIGSFVAGTIATIGLAFLAPWLVDFAVRFGPEDYFALMCVAFVTVSATFGDSPIRGLTSLFIGLTLGLVGIDKLTGQARLAFGVPELLDGVEVTTLAVGLFAVGEALYVASRRHHSEEKLEPVRGSLWMTKEDWKRSWKPWLRGTMFGFPIGALPAGGAEIPTFLSYSTEKRLTKHPEEFGKGAIEGVAGPEAANNASAAGTLVPLLTLGLPTSATAAMMLAGFQQYGLNPGPLLFAERPDLVWGLIASLFIANCMLLVLNLPLVGLWVRLLAIPQPWLYAGILVFATMGTIAAKPSVVELSMLSGFGVLGFLMRRFDFPIAPVVVGLILGPIAESQLRRALAISLGDPMTLVQSPISATLLAVALIALLAPFVLKGLGRFKANED
- a CDS encoding NYN domain-containing protein — translated: MPSEVRSPRLAVLIDADNASAKIADGLFEEIAKIGEASVRRIYGDFSNARSKAWADILSKHAIIPQQQFAYTTGKNASDITLVIDAMDLLHSGRFDGFCLVSSDSDFTRLAARIREQGIDVFGFGEQKTPESFRQACRRFVYTENLRGGTANNQDSASKPQPLQPPDVATPTIKKAIAQMESEDGWVDLGEMGKRLIALAPDFDSRTFGSRKLSDLVRKTNAFELEEQPKGGSVRIRVKATAEPPRRRRNSRQGRV